The following are from one region of the Nicotiana tomentosiformis chromosome 7, ASM39032v3, whole genome shotgun sequence genome:
- the LOC138895724 gene encoding uncharacterized protein yields MLEDTPYSSWWEAYERRRPVVAAPLTWQQFSGLFLEKFVPQSRREELRKQSEQLCQGDMSVTQYEMQFLKLARHAIWLVPTDRERIRRFIDGLTFQLRLLMTRERVSGTTFDEVVDIAH; encoded by the exons atgttagaggatactccatacagcag ttggtgggaggcttacgagaggcgtaggcctgtcgttgcagcaccccttacctggcagcagttctccggtctattcctggagaagttcgtgccacagtcccgcagagaagagctCCGCAAACAATCTGAGCAGCTTTGtcaaggtgatatgtctgtgacgcagtacgagatgcaATTCTtgaagttggcccgtcatgctatctggttggttcccacagacagggagaggatcaggaggtttatagatggcctcacttttcagctgcgattgcttatgaccagagaaagAGTGTCTGGcactacttttgatgaggttgtcgacattgcgcATTAG